The Limnospira fusiformis SAG 85.79 genomic interval TAGGGCGGAAATAGGGCTTTTCTCATTCGTCCTCGCTGGAAAATGTTGATTAAAATTGTACATTTTCCACAGAGTACACCGATTTCAGAGTTGGGCTGTTAAATTAAGGGATTGTAGATCAGATTCTGGGAGTTAGACGGGTTGAAGTTAACTGGAAATATGGGAAAAACTTTGATGATGTGGGGTCGTCATCCTAAGTCGGGGTGGATTTTATCTATGGCTGGGTTAGTGGCGATCGCCATTATGGCTTTTCTGTGGCATCTTGGTAGTGTGGGTTTGGTGGATGAAACGGAACCTTTATTTGCTGAAGCCGCCCGTCATATGAAAATCTCCGGTAATTGGATTACTCCCTATTTTAATCAGGAAACTCGCTTTGATAAACCGCCTTTGATTTATTGGTTAATTGCCCTGGGTTATTATATGGTGGGGGTGAATGAGTGGGCGGTAAGATTACCTTCTGCTATCTCAGCGATCGCTTTAATGGTAGGCTGTTTTTTGACTGTACAACAATTCGTAACTACTACCCACCCACATCTCAAATTTGCCCAGATTAAGCCTTCTGCTTGGATAGCTACTGCCTTAGTGGCTTTGAATTTACAAACTCTCATCTGGGCGCGTCAGGGAGTTTCGGATATGTTATTAAGTGGCTGTATGGGTTTGAGTCTCTTTAGCTTTTTTTGGGGATATGCCACTACTAAGGAACCGGATCATAGTCCCGCTATTAAATTGATGGATAAACTCAGAAATTGTTGTCACTGGCAATTTCCGAATAAATGGTATTTAGGATTCTATATTTTTACAGGATTAGCCGTATTAGCCAAAGGTCCTGTGGGTATTGTGATCCCCGGCTTAATTGTGGTGGTTTTTCTGGCTTATGTAAATCGCCTGTGGTCAGTTTTGCCAGAAATGGGAGTGATTTGGGGTGGGATTATTTTCGGATTAATTACTGTACCTTGGTATATTTTGGTAATTATTGAAAATGGTCAAGACTATATAGATTCGTTTTTTGGTTATCATAATGTCCAGAGATTTACCAGTGTTGTTAATGGTCATAGTGCGCCGTGGTATTTCTATTTTATCGTGGTTTTAATCGGGTTTTTACCCTGGTCTATTTATTTGCCCATAGCCATATATCGGCTGGGATTTTGGCGGCGTAATCAATGGATTAATCAACCCAGAAATCAGCAATTGGGTTTATTTGCTTGGGTGTGGTTTGCCTGTATTTTTGTATTCTTTACTATCGCCGTTACTAAACTTCCTAGTTATGTGCTGCCTTTGATGCCTGCGGCGGCGATTTTAATCGGGATTTTTTGGGGAGAAGAATTTGCCAAAACTGGGAATTATATTAATCTTAAAAATCGCTGGTTTTTTAATACCGCATTAGTTAATATACTGTTTTTAGTGGTTTTAGCGATCGCCATTATTTACAGCCCCCAATTTATCGGACCCGACCCAGCCGTTGAAGATTTAGCATCAGTAGTTAATAACTCTGGCTTACCGATAAAAGGTGGTATGATCTGGACAGCTACTGCTGTTTTAATTGCTTGGTTAATAGGCAATAAACGTCAGTGGCGACTAATTATTGCAGCCAACCTCATCGGCTTTATTTTATTCTTTAATATGGTGTTTGTACCCGGATTATTCTTAGTAGATGAATACCGACAAATACCTCTAAAAAATATCGCCCAAAACTTGGCAACTTTCCAACAACCCCAAGAAGAGTTATGGATGATTGGATTTGCTAAACCTACCGTAGTATTCTATTCTCAGCAACCCGTCCATTTTTTCAGAATAAACGACTTTTTGAGGGCAGAAGGTGAACCCCTCTTGCATATCCTTGATGTCCTACAAAACACCTCAGAATCCCCCACAGCCCTCGTAGTTAGTCGCGCCAAGGATTTAGCCAGAATTGGACTACAACCGGGAGATTATCCGATTTTAATAGAACAGGGAAATTATCAACTGGTTCGCATTTCCAAGCAAATTTTATTATATCGTGTTATTCACCATGAATAATTAATAGCCCAGAAATCATGTAGGGGCGGGTTCTGCTGTTAATGACATCAAAGGGCGATCAGATGAATAAACCCCCACCCGATAATTAATAATTAATAATTAATAATTAATAATTAATAATTATTAATTAATAATTAACTCGCCCCACCGGATAATTAATAATTAATAATTAACCCGCCCTATTTATGGGGTTCTGCTGTTAATGACATCAAAGGGCGATCAGATGAATAAACCCGCCCCACCGGATAATTAATAATTAATAATTAATAATTAATAATTAATAATTAATAATTAACTCGCCCCACCGGATAATTAATAATTAATAATTAACCCGCCCTATTTATGGGGTTCTGCCGTT includes:
- a CDS encoding ArnT family glycosyltransferase, translated to MKLTGNMGKTLMMWGRHPKSGWILSMAGLVAIAIMAFLWHLGSVGLVDETEPLFAEAARHMKISGNWITPYFNQETRFDKPPLIYWLIALGYYMVGVNEWAVRLPSAISAIALMVGCFLTVQQFVTTTHPHLKFAQIKPSAWIATALVALNLQTLIWARQGVSDMLLSGCMGLSLFSFFWGYATTKEPDHSPAIKLMDKLRNCCHWQFPNKWYLGFYIFTGLAVLAKGPVGIVIPGLIVVVFLAYVNRLWSVLPEMGVIWGGIIFGLITVPWYILVIIENGQDYIDSFFGYHNVQRFTSVVNGHSAPWYFYFIVVLIGFLPWSIYLPIAIYRLGFWRRNQWINQPRNQQLGLFAWVWFACIFVFFTIAVTKLPSYVLPLMPAAAILIGIFWGEEFAKTGNYINLKNRWFFNTALVNILFLVVLAIAIIYSPQFIGPDPAVEDLASVVNNSGLPIKGGMIWTATAVLIAWLIGNKRQWRLIIAANLIGFILFFNMVFVPGLFLVDEYRQIPLKNIAQNLATFQQPQEELWMIGFAKPTVVFYSQQPVHFFRINDFLRAEGEPLLHILDVLQNTSESPTALVVSRAKDLARIGLQPGDYPILIEQGNYQLVRISKQILLYRVIHHE